The Argiope bruennichi chromosome 9, qqArgBrue1.1, whole genome shotgun sequence genome contains a region encoding:
- the LOC129983816 gene encoding uncharacterized protein LOC129983816 codes for MTPLWGAVIVIFLAQKGCFGDFLADIQESCAADGSCWNYYEINYLPITEEDLNSYCPLATKNLWCLIGDCMRRNFRGTIVPSNKSADIMHTVLDMTNILIDICTPDSELRKNYLSSIPCFNVVLRSKRVGYKCNVKAFEVYDNYIQSLDRFVDEDSEEMRRDKDCLTTAYSLACLAAETKETCGEDKSNMVMDILNRAKILKFVGCTDENIEELNTTFFDFLNVKE; via the exons atgactCCTTTATGGGGTGCGGTTATTGTTATTTTCCTGGCACAGAAAg GCTGTTTTGGGGATTTTTTGGCAGACATTCAAGAAAGTTGTGCTGCTGATGGAAGCTGTTGGAATTATTACGAAATCAATTATCTGCCAATAACCGAAGaagatttaaattcttattgTCC attggCGACTAAAAATCTGTGGTGCTTAATAGGGGACTGTATGAGAAGAAATTTTCGTGGCACAATTGTACCAAGTAATAAATCTGCAGATATCATGCATACCGTATTGGATATGACAaacattttgattgatatttGTACTCCAGACAGTGAACTGCGTAAAa ATTATCTATCCAGTATTCCTTGCTTCAATGTGGTGTTGAGAAGTAAAAGAGTCGGTTACAAATGCAACGTAAAAGCCTTTGAAGTTTACGACAACTACATACAGTCGTTGGATCGTTTTGTTGATGAAGACTCCGAAGAAATGCGAAGGGATAAAGATTGTCT gaCAACTGCCTATTCATTGGCCTGCTTGGCTGCAGAGACAAAAGAAACATGTGGTGAAGACAAAAGCAATATGGTCATGGACATTCTAAATCGAGCCAAGATTCTTAAATTCGTCGGCTGCACGGATGAGAACATTGAGGAATTAAACACTACATTTTTCGACTTCCTCAATGTGAAAGAatag